In one Pseudomonas sp. 31-12 genomic region, the following are encoded:
- a CDS encoding aldose 1-epimerase family protein encodes MNTRINLQPSQFGEARKTLLESEAFTVSSWVYPSGVLALELANSRGRLVVLPYQGQMIWSAVFDGCDLTMSNLFSQPRPSPTVIGTYGCFMFHSGLLRNGCPSPEDDHPLHGEMPCAAMDRAWLEVGEDSAGGYLRLAGEYEYAQGFGDRYLATPSVTLRADSGLFDIAMQVTNLAGKPMDLMYMAHMNYAYVDGARFIEPLGFERVRLRSSVPAHVKPTPVWTEYMQALAQDPQQFNRLDQPHLYDPEIVFFFDGVRADDSGHAHFLLSHPDGAAFYTRYRPDQFDHAARWILHNADQQVAAFVLPSTCEPEGYRAESAKGHVRSLAAGATADFSVTTGYLSAGEQQALIR; translated from the coding sequence ATGAACACGCGGATCAACCTTCAGCCGTCGCAGTTTGGCGAGGCGCGCAAAACCTTGCTGGAATCGGAGGCGTTCACCGTCAGTTCCTGGGTGTATCCCAGTGGCGTGCTGGCGCTGGAATTGGCCAACAGCCGCGGCCGTCTGGTGGTGTTGCCGTATCAGGGGCAGATGATCTGGTCCGCCGTGTTCGATGGTTGCGACCTGACCATGAGCAACCTGTTCAGCCAGCCCCGGCCGAGCCCGACGGTGATCGGCACTTACGGTTGTTTCATGTTTCACAGCGGCCTGCTGCGCAACGGTTGCCCGAGCCCCGAGGACGATCATCCGCTGCATGGCGAGATGCCGTGCGCGGCGATGGATCGCGCCTGGCTGGAGGTCGGTGAGGACAGCGCTGGCGGCTACCTTCGATTGGCTGGCGAGTACGAATATGCGCAGGGGTTTGGTGATCGATACCTGGCCACGCCAAGCGTGACGTTGCGCGCTGATTCAGGACTGTTCGACATCGCCATGCAAGTGACCAATCTGGCAGGCAAGCCAATGGACCTGATGTACATGGCGCACATGAATTACGCCTATGTCGACGGTGCTCGTTTCATCGAACCCTTGGGTTTCGAACGGGTGCGCTTGCGCAGCAGCGTGCCGGCCCACGTGAAACCGACGCCGGTCTGGACCGAATACATGCAAGCGTTGGCGCAAGATCCGCAGCAATTCAACCGTCTGGATCAGCCACATCTCTACGATCCCGAGATCGTGTTTTTCTTCGACGGCGTGCGGGCGGACGACAGCGGCCATGCGCATTTTCTGCTGAGTCATCCCGACGGCGCGGCGTTCTACACCCGCTACCGTCCGGATCAATTCGACCACGCTGCGCGGTGGATCCTGCATAACGCCGATCAGCAAGTGGCCGCGTTCGTGCTGCCGTCCACCTGCGAACCGGAGGGCTACCGCGCCGAGTCCGCCAAGGGCCATGTGCGCTCACTGGCGGCGGGGGCGACGGCGGATTTCAGCGTCACCACCGGTTACCTCAGCGCGGGTGAGCAACAGGCCTTGATCAGATGA
- a CDS encoding alpha/beta hydrolase — MFSNLMSRLSRRWLPWLCMAALVVGLPVGCGVLKYKERELLFRIEPGTAGWYRGLPKDVQEFDIKPASFKAGQNLHAWWWPAARRDAPSILYLHGVRWNLTGQAFRIEQLRAMGYSVLAIDYRGFGQSKGDLPSEASVYEDARVAWERFKAMQPDANKRLIYGHSLGGAVAIDLAADLAAQAKTDRSAIPVRGLVIESTFTSLGDAVAQVADSNLPVKWLPVRWLLSQKFDSIDKIVDIDMPLLVVHGLADPFMPSRFSQQLFNAASEPKRLLLIPGGTHNNSMSRGGSQYRQALEGLLKAKPPQIAGPSGNPGLAG; from the coding sequence ATGTTTTCAAACCTGATGAGCCGCCTGAGCCGACGCTGGCTGCCCTGGCTGTGCATGGCCGCGCTGGTCGTCGGCTTGCCTGTGGGTTGCGGCGTACTCAAATACAAGGAGCGCGAACTGCTGTTCCGCATCGAGCCGGGTACCGCCGGCTGGTATCGCGGTTTGCCCAAGGACGTTCAGGAATTCGACATCAAGCCTGCCAGCTTCAAGGCCGGGCAAAACCTGCATGCCTGGTGGTGGCCGGCTGCGCGGCGCGATGCGCCATCAATCCTGTATTTGCACGGGGTGCGCTGGAACCTGACTGGCCAGGCGTTCCGCATCGAGCAGTTACGGGCGATGGGCTATTCGGTGCTGGCCATCGATTACCGCGGCTTTGGCCAAAGCAAGGGTGATCTGCCATCGGAAGCCAGCGTCTACGAGGACGCCCGCGTCGCCTGGGAGCGCTTCAAGGCGATGCAACCGGACGCCAACAAGCGTCTGATCTACGGCCATTCCCTGGGCGGCGCGGTGGCCATCGACCTCGCCGCAGACCTGGCGGCGCAGGCGAAAACGGACCGTAGCGCAATACCGGTGCGCGGTCTGGTGATCGAGTCCACCTTCACCTCTCTGGGCGATGCCGTGGCGCAAGTGGCCGACAGCAACCTGCCGGTGAAATGGTTGCCGGTGCGCTGGCTGCTGTCGCAGAAATTCGATTCCATCGACAAGATCGTCGACATCGACATGCCGCTGCTGGTGGTGCATGGCCTGGCCGATCCGTTCATGCCCTCGCGGTTCAGCCAGCAGCTGTTCAATGCCGCCAGCGAACCCAAGCGCCTGCTGTTGATCCCCGGCGGCACGCACAACAACAGCATGAGCCGGGGTGGCAGCCAATACCGCCAGGCACTCGAAGGCCTGCTGAAAGCAAAACCACCGCAGATCGCCGGGCCTAGCGGTAACCCCGGGCTTGCAGGTTGA
- the rbsK gene encoding ribokinase, with protein MSKIAVIGSNMVDLITYIDRMPAQGETLEAPGFALGCGGKGANQAVAAAKLGADVLMLTKVGDDMFADNTLANFQRFGIDTRYVQRVPGVSSGVAPIFVQADSHNSILIVKGANAHLLPADIDAAAQALRECSLIVLQLEINVDTVYHAIEFGRAHNIPVLLNPAPALSGLSREHLAHLDFLVPNESELALITGQTVDSPESAHKAAQTLVASGIRHVIVTLGQQGALYVGEEGEFQIPGLSVAARDTTGAGDAFIGCFIHHWSRDRDIRAAMTHAVAYSACSVTGLGTQSSYPDAPTFAEFQRQLGA; from the coding sequence ATGAGCAAGATCGCAGTCATCGGCAGCAACATGGTGGATCTGATTACCTACATCGACCGCATGCCGGCCCAGGGCGAGACGCTCGAAGCGCCGGGGTTTGCCCTCGGCTGTGGCGGCAAGGGCGCCAATCAGGCGGTCGCTGCGGCGAAGCTTGGGGCGGATGTGCTGATGCTCACCAAGGTTGGCGATGACATGTTTGCCGACAACACCCTGGCCAATTTCCAGCGCTTCGGCATCGACACCCGTTACGTGCAGCGCGTGCCCGGTGTGTCCAGCGGCGTTGCGCCGATCTTCGTCCAGGCCGACTCGCACAACAGCATCCTCATCGTCAAAGGCGCCAACGCGCATCTGCTTCCGGCGGATATCGACGCGGCGGCCCAGGCATTGCGCGAGTGCTCGCTGATCGTCCTGCAACTGGAAATCAACGTCGACACCGTTTACCACGCCATCGAATTCGGCCGCGCGCACAACATTCCAGTCTTGCTCAACCCCGCGCCAGCCTTGTCGGGCCTGAGCCGTGAGCATTTGGCGCACCTGGATTTCCTGGTGCCCAACGAATCCGAGCTGGCGCTGATCACCGGCCAGACCGTGGACTCCCCGGAGTCGGCGCACAAAGCCGCCCAGACACTGGTCGCCAGCGGCATTCGCCACGTGATCGTGACCCTCGGCCAGCAAGGCGCGTTGTACGTGGGCGAGGAGGGCGAGTTTCAGATTCCCGGCCTGTCCGTCGCCGCACGCGATACCACCGGGGCGGGCGACGCCTTCATCGGCTGCTTCATTCATCACTGGAGCCGCGACCGCGACATCCGCGCCGCCATGACCCACGCCGTGGCGTATTCCGCCTGCTCGGTCACCGGCCTCGGCACCCAGTCCTCCTACCCGGACGCCCCAACATTCGCTGAATTCCAGCGCCAACTCGGCGCTTGA
- a CDS encoding DUF6124 family protein, whose protein sequence is MFKVTPNPPDTDPVSPYEPDSKKLNEAAERALDFHFPSNADIKATPRTRSTLFSVDPEATAETLAVYLVETLASVDVMVHQLVDHLEGESRYALLGISNSIMMAEITANRVLDKIDLPR, encoded by the coding sequence ATGTTCAAAGTCACACCCAATCCACCGGACACCGATCCAGTCTCCCCGTACGAACCCGATTCAAAGAAGCTCAACGAAGCCGCCGAGCGCGCGCTCGACTTCCACTTTCCGTCGAATGCCGACATCAAAGCCACTCCGCGAACACGCAGCACGCTGTTTTCTGTGGACCCCGAGGCCACGGCGGAAACCCTGGCGGTGTATCTGGTTGAGACGCTGGCCTCGGTCGATGTGATGGTTCACCAGTTGGTGGATCATTTGGAAGGTGAGTCGCGTTATGCGCTGTTGGGGATTTCCAACAGCATCATGATGGCGGAGATCACGGCGAACCGGGTGTTGGATAAGATTGATTTGCCCAGGTAG
- a CDS encoding ABC transporter ATP-binding protein, whose amino-acid sequence MPAALSRFTSLLDQARRALLLVWGTSRGLFLGLVLATLIAGVLPALAAWLGQRIVDAVVFAMQLHAQQGSAPLWPVVRYVLFEAGVLALLSGTQRALSVQQSLLRVQLGQKVNTMILEKAQTLSLVQFENSEFYDKLVRVRREASTRPLALVMKSLGLIQNLIVLISFGVLLVHFSPWALVLLVVGALPVFFAEAHFSGDAFRLFTRRAPESRQQNYIETLLSHEGYIKEVKLFGFAPLLLKRYRETFARLYAEDRRLTLRRDGWGFVLGLLGTAAFYLAYAWVVVDTVHGQITLGQMTMYLVLFKQGQTAVSSSLSAISGLYEDGLYLSSLYEYLAEPVVADAGHLTVGAVPGDGLRFENVGFRYPGASRAALEGIDLHLVPGRSLALVGENGSGKTTLIKLLTRLYRPDHGRILLDGSDLQVWEEDALRRRIGVIFQDYIRYQFSVGENIGVGDTLAFNDEERWKAAATEGMAAPFIEGLDRGYATQLGRWFAGGQELSGGQWQKIALSRAYMRRNADILILDEPTSALDPAAEAAVFEHFSEHTEGRMTLLISHRFSSVRNADHIIVLDQGAILERGDHDSLVAAGGRYAQLFNLQARGYR is encoded by the coding sequence ATGCCTGCGGCACTTTCCCGTTTCACCTCATTGCTCGACCAGGCCCGGCGCGCCTTGCTGCTGGTCTGGGGCACTTCTCGCGGGCTGTTCCTTGGCCTGGTCCTGGCCACCCTGATTGCCGGTGTCCTCCCGGCCCTAGCCGCCTGGCTCGGCCAGCGCATTGTCGACGCAGTGGTTTTCGCCATGCAGTTACATGCGCAGCAGGGCAGTGCGCCGTTGTGGCCGGTGGTGCGTTATGTGTTGTTTGAAGCGGGTGTATTGGCGTTGCTGTCCGGGACGCAGCGGGCGTTGTCGGTTCAGCAGTCGTTGTTGCGGGTGCAGTTGGGGCAGAAGGTCAACACGATGATTCTGGAGAAGGCCCAGACGTTGTCGCTGGTGCAGTTCGAGAATTCCGAGTTTTACGACAAGTTGGTGCGGGTGCGGCGCGAGGCGTCAACGCGGCCTTTGGCGTTAGTGATGAAGTCGTTGGGGTTGATCCAGAACCTGATTGTGTTGATCAGCTTCGGCGTGTTGCTGGTGCATTTTTCGCCGTGGGCGCTGGTGTTGCTGGTGGTGGGGGCGTTGCCGGTGTTTTTCGCTGAAGCGCATTTTTCCGGGGATGCGTTCAGGCTGTTCACGCGGCGGGCGCCGGAGAGTCGGCAGCAGAATTACATCGAGACGCTGCTCTCCCACGAGGGCTACATCAAAGAGGTCAAGTTGTTCGGCTTCGCGCCGTTGCTGTTGAAGCGTTATCGCGAGACGTTTGCCCGTCTGTATGCCGAGGACCGGCGGTTGACGTTGCGCCGGGATGGCTGGGGATTTGTCCTTGGCCTGCTCGGCACCGCCGCGTTTTACCTGGCTTATGCGTGGGTGGTGGTCGATACCGTCCACGGCCAGATCACCCTCGGGCAGATGACCATGTACCTGGTGCTGTTCAAGCAGGGGCAGACGGCGGTGAGCAGCAGTTTGAGCGCCATCAGCGGTCTCTACGAGGATGGTCTGTACCTGTCGAGCCTCTACGAATACCTCGCCGAGCCGGTGGTGGCCGATGCCGGGCATCTCACGGTGGGCGCGGTGCCCGGCGATGGTTTGCGGTTCGAAAACGTTGGTTTTCGTTATCCGGGTGCGAGTCGCGCCGCTCTGGAGGGCATCGACTTGCACCTGGTGCCGGGGCGCAGCTTGGCGCTGGTGGGGGAGAACGGTTCGGGCAAGACCACGTTGATCAAGTTGCTGACCCGTCTGTATCGCCCCGATCACGGGCGCATCCTGCTCGACGGCAGCGATTTGCAGGTGTGGGAAGAAGACGCGTTGCGTCGGCGCATCGGGGTGATTTTTCAGGATTACATCCGTTACCAGTTCTCCGTCGGCGAGAACATCGGCGTCGGCGATACGTTGGCGTTCAACGATGAAGAACGCTGGAAAGCCGCGGCCACCGAAGGCATGGCCGCGCCGTTCATCGAAGGACTGGATCGAGGCTACGCCACGCAATTGGGCCGCTGGTTTGCCGGTGGCCAGGAGTTGTCGGGTGGGCAGTGGCAGAAGATCGCCTTGTCCCGTGCTTACATGCGTCGTAACGCCGACATCCTGATTCTGGATGAGCCGACCTCAGCACTCGACCCGGCCGCGGAAGCGGCGGTGTTCGAGCATTTCAGCGAACACACCGAGGGCCGCATGACGTTGCTGATCTCGCACCGGTTTTCCAGCGTGCGCAATGCCGATCACATCATCGTGCTGGATCAGGGGGCGATCCTGGAGCGCGGTGATCACGACAGCCTAGTGGCGGCGGGCGGGCGTTATGCGCAGTTGTTCAACCTGCAAGCCCGGGGTTACCGCTAG